Proteins encoded in a region of the Rutidosis leptorrhynchoides isolate AG116_Rl617_1_P2 chromosome 9, CSIRO_AGI_Rlap_v1, whole genome shotgun sequence genome:
- the LOC139866842 gene encoding uncharacterized protein isoform X2: MRIRSNFINPSKLSKSKTNLRNMKTRRFFGISISLIIINLAAIMERADENLLPSVYKEVSEAFNAGPSDLGYLTFIRNFVQGLASPMAGILVLTYDRPTVLAFGTLCWALSTGAVGGSHYFSQVAFWRAINGFGLAIVIPALQSFIADTYSDSVRGTGFGFLSLIGMVGGIGGGVVATVMAGHEFWGVPGWRCAFVLMAGLSCLIGFLVFLFVVDPKRFSTDNRDGVETSYLERSVLLERGRDSGSVWGESWTAMKAVMKVQTFQIIVLQGLVGSLPWTAMVFFTMWFELIGCSFGSLLGGIIADRLSQTYPHSGRIMCAQFSAIMGIPYTWFLLRVIPQSIDSYLTYAITLLFMGLTISWNGTAANAPMFAEVVPTKHRTMIYAFDRAFEGSFSSFAAPMVGILAEKIYGYDPKSVNPIGGSTREALALSKGLFAMMAIPFGLCCLFYTPLYRVFRRDRDNVRIATLKEEEMI; encoded by the exons atgagaatacgCTCTAACTTCATCAATCCATCCAAGTTATCTAAATCAAAGACCAATTTGCGTAACATGAA GACGCGAAGATTTTTCGGGATTTCAATTTCATTAATTATCATTAACTTAGCTGCGATAATGGAAAGAGCTGATGAGAATCTTCTACCATCTGTATATAAAGAAGTTAGTGAGGCTTTTAATGCTGGTCCATCTGATCTTGGTTACTTAACATTTATAAGAAACTTTGTTCAAGGTTTAGCTTCTCCAATGGCGGGAATCTTAGTTTTAACGTATGACCGACCCACCGTTCTTGCATTCGGGACCCTTTGTTGGGCCCTATCTACAGGTGCTGTTGGTGGTAGTCATTATTTTAGTCAGGTGGCTTTTTGGCGGGCGATAAATGGATTTGGGTTGGCTATTGTGATTCCTGCATTACAATCGTTTATAGCTGATACTTATAGTGATAGTGTTAGAGGGACCGGGTTCGGGTTTTTGAGTCTGATTGGTATGGTTGGCGGTATTGGTGGTGGTGTGGTGGCTACGGTTATGGCCGGTCATGAGTTTTGGGGGGTGCCAGGTTGGCGGTGCGCGTTTGTTTTGATGGCTGGGTTGAGTTGCTTAATTGGGTTTCTCGTGTTTTTGTTTGTTGTTGATCCTAAACGGTTCTCTACAGATAATCGTGATGGAGTAGAGACgagttaccttgaaag GAGTGTATTGTTGGAACGTGGGCGTGATTCCGGTTCTGTTTGGGGTGAGTCGTGGACGGCTATGAAAGCCGTGATGAAAGTCCAAACGTTTCAGATTATTGTCTTGCAGGGTCTTGTTGGTTCACTCCCTTGGACCGCCATGGTGTTTTTCACTATGTGGTTCGAACTAATTG GCTGCTCATTTGGGTCACTTTTGGGTGGGATTATAGCGGACCGATTGTCTCAAACTTACCCTCATTCGGGTCGAATCATGTGTGCCCAATTCAGTGCAATAATGGGGATTCCATACACTTGGTTTCTCCTACGCGTAATCCCGCAATCGATCGATAGCTACTTAACTTACGCAATCACACTTCTCTTTATGGGACTTACGATAAGCTGGAATGGAACTGCAGCCAACGCACCAATGTTTGCGGAAGTGGTCCCCACCAAACACCGGACCATGATCTATGCGTTTGATCGTGCTTTCGAAGGGTCATTTTCGTCTTTTGCTGCACCCATGGTTGGAATACTAGCAGAGAAGATTTACGGGTACGACCCAAAATCTGTGAACCCGATTGGGGGGTCCACTAGAGAAGCGTTAGCGTTATCAAAAGGGCTTTTTGCGATGATGGCGATTCCGTTTGGTTTGTGTTGCTTATTTTACACTCCGTTGTATCGGGTTTTTAGGCGTGATCGTGATAATGTGAGAATTGCTACTCTAAAAGAAGAAGAAATGATCTGA
- the LOC139866842 gene encoding uncharacterized protein isoform X1 yields MRIRSNFINPSKLSKSKTNLRNMKTRRFFGISISLIIINLAAIMERADENLLPSVYKEVSEAFNAGPSDLGYLTFIRNFVQGLASPMAGILVLTYDRPTVLAFGTLCWALSTGAVGGSHYFSQVAFWRAINGFGLAIVIPALQSFIADTYSDSVRGTGFGFLSLIGMVGGIGGGVVATVMAGHEFWGVPGWRCAFVLMAGLSCLIGFLVFLFVVDPKRFSTDNRDGVETSYLERSVLLERGRDSGSVWGESWTAMKAVMKVQTFQIIVLQGLVGSLPWTAMVFFTMWFELIGFDHQKAATLLSLFGAGCSFGSLLGGIIADRLSQTYPHSGRIMCAQFSAIMGIPYTWFLLRVIPQSIDSYLTYAITLLFMGLTISWNGTAANAPMFAEVVPTKHRTMIYAFDRAFEGSFSSFAAPMVGILAEKIYGYDPKSVNPIGGSTREALALSKGLFAMMAIPFGLCCLFYTPLYRVFRRDRDNVRIATLKEEEMI; encoded by the exons atgagaatacgCTCTAACTTCATCAATCCATCCAAGTTATCTAAATCAAAGACCAATTTGCGTAACATGAA GACGCGAAGATTTTTCGGGATTTCAATTTCATTAATTATCATTAACTTAGCTGCGATAATGGAAAGAGCTGATGAGAATCTTCTACCATCTGTATATAAAGAAGTTAGTGAGGCTTTTAATGCTGGTCCATCTGATCTTGGTTACTTAACATTTATAAGAAACTTTGTTCAAGGTTTAGCTTCTCCAATGGCGGGAATCTTAGTTTTAACGTATGACCGACCCACCGTTCTTGCATTCGGGACCCTTTGTTGGGCCCTATCTACAGGTGCTGTTGGTGGTAGTCATTATTTTAGTCAGGTGGCTTTTTGGCGGGCGATAAATGGATTTGGGTTGGCTATTGTGATTCCTGCATTACAATCGTTTATAGCTGATACTTATAGTGATAGTGTTAGAGGGACCGGGTTCGGGTTTTTGAGTCTGATTGGTATGGTTGGCGGTATTGGTGGTGGTGTGGTGGCTACGGTTATGGCCGGTCATGAGTTTTGGGGGGTGCCAGGTTGGCGGTGCGCGTTTGTTTTGATGGCTGGGTTGAGTTGCTTAATTGGGTTTCTCGTGTTTTTGTTTGTTGTTGATCCTAAACGGTTCTCTACAGATAATCGTGATGGAGTAGAGACgagttaccttgaaag GAGTGTATTGTTGGAACGTGGGCGTGATTCCGGTTCTGTTTGGGGTGAGTCGTGGACGGCTATGAAAGCCGTGATGAAAGTCCAAACGTTTCAGATTATTGTCTTGCAGGGTCTTGTTGGTTCACTCCCTTGGACCGCCATGGTGTTTTTCACTATGTGGTTCGAACTAATTG GTTTTGATCACCAAAAGGCTGCAACACTTTTGAGCTTATTTGGTGCAGGCTGCTCATTTGGGTCACTTTTGGGTGGGATTATAGCGGACCGATTGTCTCAAACTTACCCTCATTCGGGTCGAATCATGTGTGCCCAATTCAGTGCAATAATGGGGATTCCATACACTTGGTTTCTCCTACGCGTAATCCCGCAATCGATCGATAGCTACTTAACTTACGCAATCACACTTCTCTTTATGGGACTTACGATAAGCTGGAATGGAACTGCAGCCAACGCACCAATGTTTGCGGAAGTGGTCCCCACCAAACACCGGACCATGATCTATGCGTTTGATCGTGCTTTCGAAGGGTCATTTTCGTCTTTTGCTGCACCCATGGTTGGAATACTAGCAGAGAAGATTTACGGGTACGACCCAAAATCTGTGAACCCGATTGGGGGGTCCACTAGAGAAGCGTTAGCGTTATCAAAAGGGCTTTTTGCGATGATGGCGATTCCGTTTGGTTTGTGTTGCTTATTTTACACTCCGTTGTATCGGGTTTTTAGGCGTGATCGTGATAATGTGAGAATTGCTACTCTAAAAGAAGAAGAAATGATCTGA